A window of Lujinxingia sediminis contains these coding sequences:
- a CDS encoding protein kinase domain-containing protein codes for MPSTALVTLAHAPTIEGVRLHKVIGRGAESVVILASRGVDSVAVKTSREPGQHLSDNRRRRFLREGCLLACLTHPALPRIFEVGESDKTPYIVLEYVKGETLQQVVASRTLSSDAILGIATELADALAQVHDHGLIHRDIHPANILLDDARPRLIDFGLAADAVADDAQRLEGTLRFMAPEQGGMLDRLVDHRSDLYSLGAVLYYAATGKPPFDGEERHEILTRHATAPVPDPLKDRPDLDPTLAAILQRLLAKDPSDRFPSAGALLSALQNIKSPRAAVAVDHGVHELVGRRAELQQLLEAWDHSQNNNTTLVIVEGPSGSGKSRLIHELLTRAASEGAGTFSITIQPEEPHPFAPLQRLFDPVCDHIDQLSGDELMMTADFFLQTIDHRLDALQLAVPRLARQLAIAANTDAPAEVDLRSDVVYDAMATILQQIASNMNGALIAIDNAQWLDDATERVLQRLDLSRSEAPLLILLGADDSQHASPRTTQLAGALRRILHNRVALSQLTLREVDALIRARLAGADVDITLVERIFSVSGGNAYAVESFIRTLLDAAVLRPSWGRWTLDTERLQKLDLPDDMAELLHFQLDQLPSETRDILTWIALFGVVDHPEELALCAEVELGQVEDAFAQAGLAGLLRNLPDQGFSLIHNSLRQRLLDDLDPAERHRRHQAIALTLDQGDNADDHLFDLARHYALGLPHLNPDRALNINHKAGMLAMQSFAYQQAFSFLREAARIAEDSGTHHATLDADLGRIAARTGHLDMARKHLSRAIEQASDPYLRAQLRGDLANVDITNLDISQARRQLESALGEIGESIPRPTPKDLVISLGGFARGELTSRIPLLQSWLQKPVSHSERRHLEVLSDLYNYGSRIGYFTFDDELLLQIALRQHELALRLNDSALLARTHSLLGFMSAMMGRPYWSNDHARRALEHAGSTRDRSVLGMVHFMNAMTRDFEGHTLKAERMFEESVMDQGQWLDAWEYASGSTVLTETYALRGHHRRALSVAHQAIRELHSRLGEDNAERQFVTTPLQAMAMTSLAALGQTESLRDYEAAVQRYFAVTGAQLYYHAVFHHSLLMYCVERQDIDARADRHIEGFEALPMNLPNVQFYLRPFYVWKSWIYLLRVERALERDLAPPFSRLKEALAELDQCANVPLLRAYHHLFSGFLALYQKRTDEVGGHFEQARRLADDSDMPLVHFELARGYALLYRSSSATDVTSRYVRQALQIAQDQGWSRRLRRLRADFAEELRAGSNPLMTRSSTATRGSFTSTDYLTSRMQQQFDALLRIHQVLSDLGTPQTKLNQVLDELIAIFGAERGFFFHVDPDDERRLLLEATRHADNRLKDAALPLNDAVDALELAHTSWADGIVQQVFATQRPLVVHNVREGARWDQEAFDDHLRSAIAVPMISRAQTRGVVYLDSTLSEGVFAQSDIRTLQGLTNSLAVLLEAARTTRLEAEVARATEKSASLLEHATSAVQLGLAITDPGGLLISASPTLHTMAEPWGSATRWWSIALEACDWQDAATGLAGDLNLKSALADVRTPDNLRRIFELTDTGSQHQLGEHANHSVFLVRDVTSSILADEERQRLNEDLELATEQALSANRAKSTFLANMSHELRTPLNAIIGYAEMLLEEHSPDEFPALAADLDRIQVAGKHLLRLVSDILDLSKIEAGHIELLPHEFSLAAMIDDVAATARQLVESNHNTLTLSPIPDVTLFNDETRLRQILLNLLGNAAKFTEDGNVTLTISLIEARHHATSLPPGGDPPPANEDSEVLPSQSWLAIKIADSGIGMTPDELERLFEAFYQADQRSISRHGGTGLGLTITRRFCDLMGGSIHVESTPGEGTTFTIEIPTRIDPTLDPDLLALQNMVD; via the coding sequence ATGCCCTCCACCGCCCTCGTCACCCTCGCCCACGCCCCCACCATCGAGGGCGTTCGCCTCCATAAAGTCATCGGACGCGGCGCTGAATCGGTGGTCATTCTGGCCAGCCGCGGCGTTGACTCCGTGGCGGTGAAAACCTCCCGCGAACCCGGCCAGCACCTCTCGGATAACCGCCGCCGACGCTTTCTGCGCGAGGGCTGCCTGCTGGCATGCCTGACCCACCCGGCGCTGCCCCGCATCTTCGAGGTCGGTGAGTCCGATAAGACGCCCTACATCGTGCTGGAGTATGTGAAGGGCGAAACTCTGCAGCAGGTCGTGGCCAGCCGCACCTTAAGCTCCGACGCTATCCTGGGCATCGCCACCGAGTTGGCTGACGCCCTGGCCCAGGTCCACGACCACGGGCTTATTCATCGCGATATTCACCCGGCCAACATCCTCCTCGATGACGCCAGGCCGCGGCTGATCGACTTCGGCCTGGCCGCCGATGCCGTCGCCGACGACGCCCAGCGCCTGGAAGGCACTCTGCGCTTTATGGCCCCGGAGCAGGGCGGCATGCTCGATCGCCTCGTCGACCACCGCTCCGATCTCTACAGCCTGGGCGCCGTGCTTTACTATGCGGCCACCGGCAAGCCCCCCTTCGACGGGGAGGAGCGCCACGAGATCCTCACCCGCCACGCCACCGCCCCCGTTCCCGATCCCCTCAAAGACCGCCCCGACCTCGACCCGACGCTCGCAGCCATCCTCCAGCGTCTCCTGGCCAAAGATCCCTCCGACCGCTTTCCCTCGGCCGGCGCCCTTCTCAGCGCCCTGCAGAACATCAAAAGCCCGCGCGCCGCGGTCGCCGTCGACCACGGCGTTCATGAGCTCGTCGGCCGCCGCGCCGAGCTCCAGCAACTCCTGGAGGCCTGGGATCACTCCCAGAACAACAACACCACCCTGGTCATCGTCGAAGGCCCCTCCGGCAGCGGCAAATCTCGTCTGATCCACGAGCTCCTCACCCGTGCGGCCTCAGAGGGCGCGGGCACCTTCTCCATCACCATCCAGCCCGAAGAACCCCACCCCTTCGCCCCTCTGCAGCGCCTCTTCGACCCGGTCTGCGACCACATCGACCAACTCTCCGGCGACGAGTTGATGATGACCGCCGACTTCTTCTTGCAGACCATCGACCACCGCCTCGACGCCCTCCAACTCGCGGTACCGCGCCTGGCCCGACAGCTCGCCATCGCCGCCAACACCGATGCCCCGGCCGAGGTCGACCTGCGCTCCGACGTCGTCTACGACGCGATGGCCACCATCCTTCAGCAGATCGCCTCGAACATGAACGGCGCGCTCATCGCCATCGACAACGCCCAGTGGCTTGATGACGCCACCGAACGCGTCCTGCAACGCCTCGACCTCTCCCGCAGCGAAGCCCCCCTGCTCATCCTGCTCGGTGCCGACGACTCCCAGCACGCCTCCCCCCGCACCACCCAGCTCGCCGGAGCCCTGCGCCGTATCCTGCATAACCGCGTCGCGCTCTCTCAGCTCACGCTTCGCGAAGTCGATGCGCTGATTCGCGCGCGCCTGGCCGGTGCCGACGTCGATATCACCCTGGTCGAGCGCATCTTCTCGGTCAGCGGCGGCAACGCCTACGCCGTTGAGAGCTTCATCCGCACGCTGCTCGACGCCGCCGTGCTCCGCCCATCCTGGGGCCGCTGGACCCTGGACACCGAGCGTCTCCAGAAACTCGATCTGCCCGATGATATGGCCGAGCTTTTGCACTTCCAGCTCGACCAACTTCCCTCCGAGACCCGCGACATCCTGACCTGGATCGCCCTCTTCGGCGTGGTCGACCACCCCGAAGAGCTGGCCCTCTGCGCCGAGGTCGAGCTCGGACAGGTCGAAGACGCCTTCGCCCAGGCTGGCCTGGCCGGCCTGCTGCGAAACCTCCCCGACCAGGGCTTCTCGCTCATCCATAACTCGCTGCGCCAGCGTCTCCTCGACGACCTCGATCCGGCCGAACGCCACCGCCGCCACCAGGCCATCGCCCTGACCCTTGACCAGGGCGACAATGCCGATGACCACCTCTTCGATCTCGCGCGCCATTACGCCCTGGGCCTCCCCCACCTCAACCCGGACCGTGCCCTCAACATCAACCACAAAGCCGGCATGCTCGCCATGCAGAGCTTTGCCTACCAGCAGGCCTTTAGCTTCCTGCGCGAGGCCGCCCGCATCGCCGAGGACTCGGGCACCCACCATGCCACCCTCGACGCCGACCTGGGCCGCATCGCCGCCCGCACCGGCCACCTCGACATGGCGCGCAAGCACTTAAGCCGCGCCATCGAACAGGCCTCCGACCCCTACCTGCGCGCGCAGCTCCGCGGCGACCTCGCCAACGTCGACATCACCAACCTCGACATCTCCCAGGCCCGCCGACAGCTCGAATCCGCCCTGGGTGAGATCGGCGAATCCATCCCTCGCCCCACCCCAAAAGATCTGGTGATCAGCCTCGGGGGCTTTGCCCGCGGAGAACTCACCTCCCGCATCCCCCTGCTCCAATCCTGGCTGCAAAAACCCGTCTCCCACAGCGAGCGCCGCCACCTGGAGGTCCTCTCCGATCTCTACAACTACGGCTCACGCATCGGCTACTTCACCTTCGACGACGAGCTGCTCCTCCAGATCGCCCTGCGCCAACACGAGCTCGCCCTGCGCCTCAACGACTCCGCACTTCTGGCCCGCACCCACAGCCTGCTCGGCTTTATGAGCGCCATGATGGGCCGCCCCTACTGGAGCAATGACCACGCCCGTCGAGCGCTTGAGCACGCGGGATCGACGCGGGATCGCTCCGTTTTGGGGATGGTTCATTTTATGAATGCGATGACCCGCGACTTCGAAGGACATACCCTCAAAGCCGAGCGTATGTTCGAAGAGTCGGTCATGGATCAGGGCCAGTGGCTCGACGCCTGGGAGTATGCTTCCGGCTCGACGGTCCTCACCGAAACCTACGCTCTGCGCGGCCACCACCGCCGCGCCCTCTCGGTCGCCCACCAGGCCATTCGCGAACTCCACTCTCGTCTGGGCGAAGACAACGCCGAGCGCCAGTTCGTCACCACCCCGCTGCAGGCCATGGCCATGACCTCACTCGCGGCCCTGGGACAGACCGAAAGCCTGCGCGACTACGAGGCCGCCGTCCAACGCTACTTCGCCGTGACCGGCGCCCAGCTCTACTACCACGCGGTCTTCCACCACAGCCTGCTGATGTACTGCGTCGAGCGCCAGGACATCGACGCTCGCGCCGACCGCCACATCGAGGGCTTTGAAGCCCTCCCGATGAACCTGCCCAACGTCCAGTTCTACCTGCGCCCCTTCTACGTCTGGAAAAGCTGGATCTATCTCTTACGCGTCGAACGCGCGCTGGAACGCGACCTGGCCCCTCCCTTCAGCAGGCTCAAAGAGGCCCTGGCCGAGCTCGACCAATGCGCCAACGTGCCGCTCCTGCGCGCCTACCACCACCTCTTCTCCGGCTTTCTCGCGCTCTACCAGAAGCGCACCGACGAGGTTGGTGGCCACTTCGAACAAGCCCGAAGACTCGCTGACGACAGCGACATGCCCCTTGTCCACTTCGAGCTCGCCCGCGGCTACGCCCTGCTCTACCGCTCAAGCTCCGCCACTGACGTCACCTCCCGCTACGTCCGCCAGGCCCTCCAGATCGCGCAAGATCAGGGCTGGTCGCGCCGACTGCGCCGCCTGCGCGCCGACTTTGCCGAAGAGCTCCGCGCCGGCTCCAACCCCCTGATGACCCGCTCCTCCACCGCCACCCGCGGCTCCTTTACCTCCACCGACTACCTCACCTCGCGCATGCAGCAGCAGTTCGACGCGCTGCTGCGCATCCACCAGGTCTTGAGCGATCTGGGTACCCCCCAGACCAAACTCAACCAGGTCCTCGACGAGCTCATCGCCATCTTCGGCGCGGAACGCGGCTTCTTCTTCCACGTCGACCCCGATGACGAGCGACGCCTGCTCCTTGAGGCCACGCGCCATGCCGACAACCGCCTCAAAGACGCCGCCCTCCCCCTCAACGACGCCGTCGACGCCCTCGAACTCGCGCATACATCCTGGGCTGACGGCATCGTCCAACAGGTCTTCGCCACCCAACGCCCCCTGGTCGTGCACAACGTGCGCGAAGGTGCCCGCTGGGATCAGGAGGCCTTTGACGACCACCTGCGCAGCGCCATCGCCGTCCCCATGATCTCCCGCGCCCAGACCCGCGGCGTCGTCTACCTCGACTCCACCCTCTCCGAGGGCGTCTTTGCACAAAGCGACATCCGCACCCTCCAGGGCCTCACAAACTCCCTGGCCGTGCTCCTGGAAGCCGCCCGCACCACTCGCCTGGAAGCCGAGGTCGCCCGCGCCACCGAGAAGAGCGCATCCCTTCTGGAGCACGCCACCAGCGCCGTTCAACTCGGCCTGGCCATCACCGACCCCGGAGGCCTTCTCATCAGCGCCAGCCCCACCCTCCACACCATGGCCGAGCCCTGGGGCTCGGCCACCCGATGGTGGTCCATCGCCCTTGAGGCCTGCGACTGGCAGGACGCCGCCACCGGTCTGGCAGGTGACCTCAACCTTAAGAGCGCCCTGGCCGACGTCCGCACCCCCGACAACCTGCGCCGCATCTTCGAGCTCACCGACACCGGCTCCCAACACCAGCTCGGCGAACATGCCAACCACAGCGTCTTCCTCGTGCGCGACGTCACCTCCAGCATCCTGGCCGACGAAGAACGCCAGCGCCTCAACGAGGATCTCGAACTCGCCACCGAACAGGCCTTAAGCGCCAACCGCGCCAAGAGCACCTTCCTGGCCAACATGAGCCACGAGCTGCGCACCCCCCTCAACGCCATCATCGGCTACGCCGAGATGCTCCTCGAAGAGCACTCCCCCGACGAGTTCCCCGCCCTGGCCGCCGACCTCGACCGCATCCAGGTCGCCGGCAAGCACCTGCTGCGCCTGGTCAGTGACATCCTTGACCTCTCCAAGATCGAAGCCGGCCACATCGAGCTCCTCCCCCACGAGTTCTCCCTGGCCGCCATGATCGACGATGTCGCCGCCACCGCTCGCCAGCTCGTTGAGAGCAACCACAACACCCTCACCCTCTCCCCCATCCCCGACGTCACCCTCTTCAACGACGAAACTCGCCTCCGCCAGATCCTCCTCAACCTCCTGGGCAACGCCGCCAAATTCACCGAAGACGGAAACGTCACCCTCACCATCTCCCTCATCGAGGCTCGCCACCACGCCACCTCCCTTCCCCCGGGAGGCGATCCCCCCCCCGCCAACGAAGACTCCGAAGTGCTCCCCTCCCAGAGCTGGCTCGCCATCAAAATCGCCGACTCCGGCATCGGCATGACCCCCGACGAGCTCGAACGCCTCTTCGAAGCCTTCTACCAGGCCGACCAGCGCTCCATCTCCCGCCATGGCGGCACCGGCCTCGGCCTCACCATCACCCGTCGTTTCTGCGACCTGATGGGCGGCTCCATCCACGTCGAAAGCACCCCCGGCGAAGGCACCACCTTCACCATCGAAATCCCCACCCGCATCGACCCCACCCTCGACCCCGACCTTCTGGCACTGCAAAACATGGTCGACTGA
- a CDS encoding class I SAM-dependent methyltransferase, whose translation MINRTYEEYERLIGELVARPDTAPFEAVLEIGAIPDARSLLNASALKGSALHEGARKVGVNLTLEGSFGDFEVQKGDARELVFEDRSFDLIVCASTLEHIPDFWRALDEMKRVLRPGGWLVVSTPGFGQEEVGNRVRGLAHKLGLPDALKRGTITMRIHDAPYDFYRFSEYAYRDVVLKGLEEVEVWSIMTPPRIYGMGRKGV comes from the coding sequence ATGATCAACCGTACCTATGAGGAATATGAGCGTCTGATTGGCGAGCTGGTGGCCCGGCCCGATACAGCGCCCTTTGAGGCGGTGCTGGAGATCGGGGCGATCCCCGACGCACGCTCGCTGCTCAACGCCTCGGCGCTCAAAGGCTCAGCGCTTCATGAGGGCGCGCGCAAGGTGGGCGTGAACCTGACTCTGGAGGGGAGTTTTGGGGATTTTGAGGTGCAGAAGGGTGACGCTCGTGAGCTTGTCTTTGAAGACAGGAGCTTTGATCTGATCGTATGCGCTTCGACGCTTGAGCATATCCCGGACTTCTGGCGCGCGCTCGACGAGATGAAACGGGTGCTGCGCCCGGGGGGATGGCTGGTGGTGAGCACGCCCGGCTTTGGTCAGGAAGAGGTGGGAAATCGCGTGCGTGGGCTGGCCCATAAGTTGGGGCTGCCCGATGCGCTTAAGCGGGGCACGATCACCATGCGCATTCATGACGCGCCCTACGACTTCTATCGCTTTAGTGAGTACGCGTATCGTGATGTGGTGCTCAAGGGGTTGGAAGAGGTCGAGGTGTGGTCGATTATGACGCCGCCGCGGATCTATGGGATGGGGCGGAAGGGGGTGTGA